One genomic region from Salvia hispanica cultivar TCC Black 2014 chromosome 2, UniMelb_Shisp_WGS_1.0, whole genome shotgun sequence encodes:
- the LOC125206009 gene encoding protein TRANSPORT INHIBITOR RESPONSE 1-like: MYSACARITSLDLIYAAIQSPDLVKIISLCPHLQCLWVLDYIEDAGLEALAASCKDLQELRVFPSDPFEAEANVALTEQGLVSVSEGCPKLQSVLYFCRQMSNAALITIARNRPEMVRFRLCIIEPQAPDYLTLEPLDTGFGAIVENCKELRRLSMSGLLTDRVFEYIGKHAKKLEMLSIAFAGDSDMGLHHVLSGCDSLRKLEIRDCPFGDKALLANAAKLETMRSLWMSSCLVSYGACKLLAQKMPRLNVEVIDERGHPNSRPENCPVEKLYIYRTVAGRRVDMPDFIWTMDKNAGSPEVFVSNGAVEL; this comes from the exons ATGTATTCAGCCTGTGCCAGAATCACTTCTCTGGACTTGATTTATGCAGCGATTCAAAGTCCTGATCTTGTAAAAATTATTAGCCTATGTCCGCATTTACAGTGTCTCTGG GTTCTGGATTACATTGAAGATGCTGGTCTGGAAGCCCTGGCTGCATCTTGCAAGGATTTGCAAGAACTTCGGGTGTTCCCTTCTGATCCTTTTGAGGCAGAAGCTAACGTTGCTTTGACAGAACAGGGGCTTGTCTCCGTTTCAGAAGGCTGCCCCAAGCTCCAGTCTGTTCTATACTTTTGTCGTCAAATGTCAAATGCTGCCTTGATTACAATTGCAAGGAACCGGCCAGAGATGGTCCGCTTTCGACTTTGTATCATTGAGCCTCAAGCTCCTGACTACCTGACTCTCGAACCACTTGATACTGGTTTTGGAGCCATAGTAGAGAACTGCAAGGAATTACGACGCCTTTCCATGTCCGGCCTCCTTACTGATCGAGTTTTTGAATATATTGGAAAGCATGCTAAGAAATTGGAGATGCTGTCCATAGCTTTTGCCGGGGATAGTGACATGGGCCTCCATCATGTTTTGTCTGGATGTGATAGCCTGCGGAAACTGGAGATCAGGGACTGTCCATTTGGGGACAAAGCTCTCTTAGCAAATGCTGCAAAGCTAGAGACAATGCGATCCCTTTGGATGTCATCATGCTTGGTGAGCTATGGAGCGTGTAAGCTGCTTGCTCAAAAGATGCCCAGGCTCAATGTTGAAGTTATAGATGAGAGAGGTCACCCTAATTCCCGGCCAGAAAATTGCCCTGTTGAGAAACTCTACATCTACCGGACAGTTGCAGGACGGAGAGTCGACATGCCTGATTTCATCTGGACGATGGACAAAAACGCAGGAAGCCCAGAGGTGTTTGTGAGCAATGGTGCTGTTGAGCTATAA